The Candidatus Saccharibacteria bacterium oral taxon 955 DNA segment GTTCATGGTCGGTCGAGTGGACACTTTTACCACATAGTGCTCGCAAGGGCCAGGAGGCGCGTCAGGAAGAGTCTGGACGCATATTATCACGTATAAAAGACGACGAATACGTTATTCTGCTTGATGAACGTGGCAAACTCCTCGACTCCCCTGCTCTATCGTGTGCATTAACTGAAGCAATGGGGTCGGGTCGAGTGATAACGATAATTATAGGTGGTGCTTACGGTGTGGACGACACGGTTGTGCAACGTGCTAATCTTGTTTGGTCACTATCCCCACTTGTTTTTCCGCACCAACTAGTTAGGCTGATTCTCGTTGAGCAGTTATATCGAGCGCAGGCGATTTATGCGGGACACCCCTATCACCACGAGTAGTCGCAGTATATATAAATTGACATACTATTGACAATTTATCACGTTTATGCTAAGTTAAATAGTGTTACATAACGTAATACAAAAATATATGGAAACACTAGCAAACATAGCAAACAAAATTATGACAGGTATCAGCCTGGCAACTGCCATGGGTGTGTTTATGCACGATGGTCGTGTCGATAGAGCGACAATGGCGGCACTTGATCAACCAACAAGTAGCGCACCTGCTTCAGATACAGATCAGAGCCTCGGGGAGCGTATCAAGGCGGTCGTAGAAGTCGACGCTCATACTCACCCTGATCACAATACTGCGAAAAGTCTGATCAATAGTTTTCAGTACCAATCACCGAGCGTTCCGCCGCGTAAAGAGGACGCCAACAAGCTCTCGCTTCGTCAGATCGAGATTGGCGCTGGTCGTCATGCGTTTGATAATGCTAACCTACCGATTCTCGACTAGATAGTACTTGTGTCAGATAAGACAACTAGCTCAGCTTCAAGGCGCTCAACAAGCGCCTTTTTGCTGGTGAGTTGTTTGCGTGACTCCTCAACCAGGTCGGCCGGCGCCTTCTCGATGTACTTCTTGTTTGCGAGGCGACTCTCGAGTGTGGCCATGTGTTGGCGAGTCTCTGCTAGTCGCTTTTCGAGATTAGACTGGTGCTCATAGAGAGTTTCGGTGTCGAGATCTAGCCAGGCGTCACGACCACTTGTTGCTAGGCGAAGCCCACGTGGCTGGTCTACGCGCTCAACTGATTTGGCACGCGCTAGTTTCTGAATTAGCTCCACATTGTCTTCGACCAGAGAGTCATCCATATAGAGGATACTGTAGCGTTCATTACCTGGTAGTTCGCTCATGACGTATCGAGCTTCGCTGACAAGCTTCTTCAAACGACCAAACTCTGCGGCTGCTAATTCGCTACACTCTTTTTGAGTTGGCCACGAATCCCCAGCCAGTAGGTTGTCGTGCCAGTTTAGGCTTTGCCAGATTGTTTCGGTGACAAAAGGTGCAAATGGATGCGACAAACGTAGTATCGTATCAAGCACGTAAGCGCTCATGCTGGCGTGATTTTCGATCTTGCTAGTCTCGACATACCAGTCAGCCACGTCGTCCCAAACGATGTGATAAACAGTTTCGGCCGCTTCGGCGAAACGGTATTCAGCGATCTGCTTTTCGATCTTAGCGGCAGCTTGATTGAGGCGGTGAACTATCCAGTGGTCAGCCAGAGACTTTGGTTTTGGGTCGATTGTTGGTACGATATCTCCAACGTTTGAAATGATAAACCGCGCTACATTCCAGAGCTTATTGCAGAAGTTGCGTCCAGCAACAACTTTTCCAGTGCTAAACGCCTGACTCTGGGCGGCTGATCGGCTAGCGATTATTCCCATGCGTAGAGCGTCTGAGCCGTATTCGGCGATTGCTTCCATCGGATTTATCACATTTCCTTTTGATTTGCTCATCTTTTGTCCGCGTCCATCAAGCACCATACCGTGAAGATATACATGTTTAAATGGAATTTGGTCAGTCATATACTCACCTAGCATGATCATACGCGCTACCCAGCGATCAAGTATGTCGAAACCTGTTTCCATGACGTCACTTGGGTAGAAGCGGGCTAGTTGTCCATTATCGAGGACGTCGGTAGTGATAAATGGCCACTGACCACTTGAGAACCAGGTATCAAAAGTATCCTCTTCGCGAATATATGTTGTGTTATTAACTACAATACGCTCTTGATCGACCTGCTCGTTGTATATCCAATCACTCGGGTCACTCTCGTTACGAAAAGCTGGGATTGGAATGCCCCATGGGATTTGACGGCTAATATTCCAGTCGCGTAGACCTTCTAGATAATTTGCCAGTATCACTCCCCTATTCTCTGGGCTAAAGGTGATCTTACCACTCCTGATTGTCTCGATCGCACGTTTGGCGAGATTGTCCATCTTGATAAACCACTGGTCTTTGATAAGAGGTTCAATGACACTGCCACACTTGTAGCAGTGTCCTACCGCGTGCTCTATATCTGATTCACCACGACAATACTCTCCGAGCTCGAGCGCAGAAAGTACCTTCTTGCGAGCCTCTTCGACTGATAGACCTAGGAATTGTTGAGGAACATTAATCATTTTTCCGTCAAATCCGATTACCTGAATTTGTTCTAGGTTGTGGCGCTCACCGATTTCAAAGTCGTTTGGATCGTGTGCTGGGGTAATCTTGACAGCTCCAGTACCGTACTCCATGTCTACGTATTCATCAGCTATGATAGGAATCTCACGATCGGTTAGAGGTAGTTGTACCTTTGCGCCAATTAAATCTTTATAGCGTACGTCGTCTGGGTGAACGGCAACCGCTACGTCGCCTAGCATGGTCTCAGGACGAGTTGTAGCTATGATTATCTCCCCTACTTTATCTAGGGTTGGGTAAGCGATTTTCCAGAGCTTGCTTTTTTCATTTTTATGCTCCACCTCGATGTCTGAAAAGCTTGTTTGATGAACAGTACAGTAATTAACCATACGTTCACCGCGATAGATAAGTCCATCATCCCACAGCTTTTTAAACGTCTTGTAAACAGTCTTGATAACTTTTTTATCAAGCGTAAATACGAGATTGTCCCAGCTGGCACCTACCCCAAGGGCGCGTAGCTGTAGTTCCATATCGCCCCTTTTTTGATCGACAAAATCCCAGACTTGGCTGTAAAGCTGTTCGCGACTAAAGTCAAACCGGGTTTTACCAAGCTTTTCAAGCTCTCGTTCGTAAACTACCCATGTCTCAAAGCCAGCATGATCAGCACCGGGAATCAGTACCGCATCGCGTCCCTTCATACGGTAGAATCGGACAAGGATATCCTCAAGGTTGAATGAAAGAGCGTGGCCGACGTGTAGGTTGCCGTTGGCGTTTGGTGGTGGCATTATTATTGCATACGGCTCGCCCTCCCCTGTCGGATTAAATACACCTGATTGCTCCCAGAGTGCGTAAATGTTTGGCTCAAATTCGTTTGGTGTGTAGGCTTTTGCTAGATTCATGAAAGTTTGATTTCTTAAAGGTTATATTTTCACGCGAAAAAAGTAGCATAGGAAATTCCTCCGTGGATTTTCACATGCAAAAATACCACAGTTAATACAGATCCTATTCCCTTTGTTTTTCCACGTGTTTGTGTTCAGCTCTAGTATACCACATTGTCGCTGTGTTGTCTGTCCTATAAAAAGGGTATAATAACGCTATGATTATAGGGAAAATATGTGACGAACCTAGTGTGTGGGACGAGATAGTACACGACCTTGGTGGTCATCCGCTCCAGTTGTGGGGCTGGGGAGAGTTGAAGTCGGCGCACAACTGGAGTACTCACAGAGTAATTTGTGTGGATGATTCAGATAACACCGTAGTAGGCGGTGCACAGATTCTCGTACGTCCACTACCAGGGGCCTTTAAGCGAATTTGTTATATACCGAGAGGTCCAGTTTGGCGCGCCGGTGAGGAGCAGGGGGTGCTAAGTGCGATTACTTGCTATGTAAAACAGTATCTACCTGGGGTGGCATTGACGATTGAAC contains these protein-coding regions:
- a CDS encoding valine--tRNA ligase produces the protein MNLAKAYTPNEFEPNIYALWEQSGVFNPTGEGEPYAIIMPPPNANGNLHVGHALSFNLEDILVRFYRMKGRDAVLIPGADHAGFETWVVYERELEKLGKTRFDFSREQLYSQVWDFVDQKRGDMELQLRALGVGASWDNLVFTLDKKVIKTVYKTFKKLWDDGLIYRGERMVNYCTVHQTSFSDIEVEHKNEKSKLWKIAYPTLDKVGEIIIATTRPETMLGDVAVAVHPDDVRYKDLIGAKVQLPLTDREIPIIADEYVDMEYGTGAVKITPAHDPNDFEIGERHNLEQIQVIGFDGKMINVPQQFLGLSVEEARKKVLSALELGEYCRGESDIEHAVGHCYKCGSVIEPLIKDQWFIKMDNLAKRAIETIRSGKITFSPENRGVILANYLEGLRDWNISRQIPWGIPIPAFRNESDPSDWIYNEQVDQERIVVNNTTYIREEDTFDTWFSSGQWPFITTDVLDNGQLARFYPSDVMETGFDILDRWVARMIMLGEYMTDQIPFKHVYLHGMVLDGRGQKMSKSKGNVINPMEAIAEYGSDALRMGIIASRSAAQSQAFSTGKVVAGRNFCNKLWNVARFIISNVGDIVPTIDPKPKSLADHWIVHRLNQAAAKIEKQIAEYRFAEAAETVYHIVWDDVADWYVETSKIENHASMSAYVLDTILRLSHPFAPFVTETIWQSLNWHDNLLAGDSWPTQKECSELAAAEFGRLKKLVSEARYVMSELPGNERYSILYMDDSLVEDNVELIQKLARAKSVERVDQPRGLRLATSGRDAWLDLDTETLYEHQSNLEKRLAETRQHMATLESRLANKKYIEKAPADLVEESRKQLTSKKALVERLEAELVVLSDTSTI
- the rlmH gene encoding 23S rRNA (pseudouridine(1915)-N(3))-methyltransferase RlmH is translated as MIKVVAIGKRHEAWIDDGLKRYSKRLGGSWSVEWTLLPHSARKGQEARQEESGRILSRIKDDEYVILLDERGKLLDSPALSCALTEAMGSGRVITIIIGGAYGVDDTVVQRANLVWSLSPLVFPHQLVRLILVEQLYRAQAIYAGHPYHHE